The region AGCCGAAACACGCTCGCCATTAACACCTGCATGTGTAAAGAAAATAATTAACGAATCGGGTTTGAAATTTATCGTTCAATCCTCTGAAAAAAGAATTTTTAGTGATAAGGAATTTATTGATGCCGGAGCTTTTGTTAAGACCGACTTGAAAGAATGTGATGTTATTATAGGAATAAAGGAAGTTCCATTAGATTCTTTATATAAAGATAAAACTTATATGTTTTTTTCTCACATAATAAAAGGGCAACCTCATAATATGCCGATGCTGAAAAAAATGATGGAGCTGAAATGTAATCTAATTGATTACGAAAAAATAACCGATGAGCAAGGGAAGAGATTGATATTTTTCGGTAAATATGCAGGACTGGCGGGAATGATAAACTCTTTGTGGGCATTAGGGTTGCGGCTTGAACATCTGGGTTACAAAACACCTTTTCTGAAAATAAAACAAGCACATAAGTACTTTTCACTTGAAGAAGCAAAAAAGGAAATATCGGAAGTAGGACATGAAATTTTAAAAGATGGAATTCCAAGCGAATTAAAGCCATTTGTAATTGGAATAACAGGATACGGAAATGTTTCCAACGGAGCAAAAGAAATTTGCGATTTATTGCCCGTTAAAGAAATTCTGCCCGAAGAACTTGAAAACCTTAAAGCGAAAAGTAAAAACGAAAATATTATTTATAAAACAACCTTCAAGGAAGAACACATTTCACGGCATAAAGAAGATTGCAGTAATTTCGATTTGTCCGATTATTATAAAAATCCTTATAAATATCACAATGCCTTTGAAAAATATTTACCTCACATTTCGGTATTGATAAATGGAATGTATTGGGACCCGAAATTTCCACGCATTATTACCAAAAATATTGCCGGAAAATATTTTAATGAAGGCATTTCGAAACTCATGGTAATCGGAGATATTACATGCGATATAGAAGGTTCAATAGAATTAACTGTTAAAGCAACATCTATTGATACTCCATTGTTTGTTTATAATCCCAAAACAAATGAAATTGAGATGGGACATAAAGGTACCGGTATATTAGTTATGGCTGTTGATATATTACCGAGTGAATTGCCAAGAGATTCGTCGATGTGGTTCAGCCATGTTTTGTGTAATTATGTAAAACCACTTGCAGAAGCTGACTTCAGCAAAACGTTCGGCAAAATAAATTTACCTGCTTCAATTAAAAAAGCTTTAATACTTCACAAAGGAAAATTAACAAACAATTATAAATATATTGAGAATTTTATTAAGTAACTAATAATATTTATTAAGTTAACATTAAAAATTTTAGTATAAAACATTCTAAATATGTTTAAAATAATAATTTTATTTCCGTAATAAAACAACTTATATAATATCTAATTTTAAAAATTATGAGCAAAAAAAAAGTTTTAATACTCGGTGCAGGAATGGTTGTAAAACCAATAGTTACATACCTGCTTAAAAATAATTTTAAAGTTACGGTTGCTTCACGCACAAAATCAAAAGCCGATGAAATTATTGCAGGACATAAAAACGGAACCGCAATATCATGGACAGTTGATGCTATTGATACTCTTGATAAACTTATTGCAGAGCACGATTTGACTGTGAGTCTTTTACCATATACTCATCATGTGATGGTGGCAAAAATTTGCATTAAGCACAAAAAAAACATGGTAACTACTTCTTATATAAAGCCCGAAATGCAGGCATTAAACAGCGATGCAAAAAAGGCAAATATTATAATTCTCAACGAAATCGGCTTGGATCCGGGCATTGACCACATGTCGGCAATGAAAATAATAGACCATGTTCATACAAAAGGTGGAAAAATTGAAGAATTTTATTCATTCTGCGGAGCACTTCCAGCTCCCGAAGCAGCGAATAATCCGTTTAAATATAAATTTTCATGGAGCCCCAAAGGTGTGGTAATGGCAGGAAATAATGATGGAAAATATCTAAAAAATGGAAAAATAATTCAGGTTGATACAAAAGCTCTTTTTAAAAATCCTATTAATGTTAATTTTAAAAATGTGGGTGAATTACAAGTTTATCCCAACAGGGATTCTTTACCTTATATAGATTTATATGGAATAAAAGAAACCAAAACCATGATGAGGGGAACATTTAGGTATATCGGCTGGTGCGAAATTATTGATAAAATGAAGCAATTAAATTTGATTTCATACAATGAAAAAGATTTTACCGGTAAAACTTATTCTGATTTTATTGCTATGATGCTCGGGAAAAAATCATCAGATAATATAAAACAGGACACTGCCGGTTTTCTTAATGTTGATGTAAATTCAATCTCGATAAAAGCACTTGAATGGCTTGACTTGTTTAAAAACAAAAAAATGCCATACACAAAAACGTCCCCTTTTGAAATAACATCAGATTTAATGCTCGAAAAAATGGCTTTAGGTAAGGAAGAAAAAGATATGGTTGTTATGCAGCATACATTCCTTGCAAGTTATCCTGATGGAAAAAAAGAAGTTATAAAATCATCAATGCTTGATTTCGGAACCTTAGCAACCGACACCGCAATTGCCCGTACTGTAGCTCTTCCTGCTGCCATTGCTGTTAAAATGATTTTGGAAAATAAAATAAAAGTTAAAGGAGTGCATATCCCTATAATTCCTGATATATACAATCCTGTTTTGCGAAATCTTGAAGAAATGAATATTAAAATGACTGAAGAATATGAATTGCCTTTATCGGAAATGGTTTGAGGTTAACTTCTGCTCTTAAGTATATTAAGATATTTCTCTTCTTTCTTCAGGTTGTGCTCATGTTTATTAATTTTGTCTTCAAGTAGTTTTATCATTTTATCTTTCATCTCGTTTTCTTTTCTAATTGAGTCTAATTCATTCTTAAGGATGTCATGCTGGCTGCTAACTTTTGGCATACTTTCATTAAATGCACTTTCAATTTTCACATCGTTTTTCACGTTGTTGCGGAGTTGTGAGTATAATTGAAAGAAATCGAAATCCAGAATAATAGAAAATCGTAAAAGCAAGTCAGAATCGATGCTTTTACGTTTATAAATTCCGTAAATGTTCTGTTTGGTAGTATTAACAAGGCTACTGAGTTCTGTGGGACCCATCCTTAATTCTTTTGCTCTTTGTTTTATTTGCTCTCCAATGTGTATATACATATATTTCAATTATTTAAATTTATACTTATGCAAAAGTACAAAAGTTTTATTAAAAAATAAAACATTTGTTGAAAAAAGCTATACAAAAACTTTAATAATAGGAAAATAAATCTTGTTAACCAAGATATGATTTTTTAATATAATTTTTGAGTAAATCATATTTCTCCATCATTAAATCAATGGTTTTTACGTTTTCTTGGAAATTCTCTTCATTATCTTTAAGAGTACTTTCGAGTTTTTTAATAATTTCATATAATTGTGAAGCACCTATAGTACCTGTTAATCCTTTAATAGTATGAATTGCAATTTTCAGTTCCCCAAAATTTCGATTAAGTACAGCAGATTCTATTTTACTAAACAGTTCATCGGCATCGTCAATAAAATTCACGAAAAGTTCCTTGAGCTCGCTCTTGTTTCCATTTAGGTTATTTATAATGTCTTTTAATGTTTCGTTGTTTAATAGTGGCAAATTATTGAAATCTGTTTTAGGCATTTGTATTTTATTATCGGTATTTTGAATAGCAGATTTTGAATATTTATAAAGTTTTTTATAAAGCAATTCTTTATTTATAGGTTTTGGAAGGTAATCGTCCATTCCTTTATTCAGAAGGTTTTCGCAATCTCCTTCCAGAGTATACGCTGTTAAAGCTATTATAGGAGGAAGTTGGGGATATCTGTTTTTTAATTCTTTTGTAGTTGTTATGCCATCCATTTTAGGCATTTGGATATCCATGAAAATTAAATCATATTTATTCTCACCACATTTTTTAATTGCAGTCATTCCGTCTTCTGCTTCATCGATAATGCATCCTGCTTTCTTAAGCATTATAGTTATCACTTTACGGATTATTTTTTTGTCTTCAACCAGAAGTATTTTAAGGTTGAAATTCTTTTTATAAAAAGATTCATAACTTTTGATTTTTTCAATGGAATAATTTTTATCTAATAATTCTGCATCAAAAGTAAACCAGAATTTGCTGCCTCTACCCTTTTTACTGCTCACTCCTACATTTCCTCCCATAAGTTCTGCAAGTTCTTTTGAAACAGCAAGACCTAAACCTATTCCTTCATAATTGCTAACTTCCTTGTATGAATCAATCTGAACGAATTTTGTAAAAAGTTTTACCTGGTCTTTTTCTCTTATGCCTATTCCAGTGTCAACAACTTCAATCTTGAATTTGACTATATTTTTGTTTTTATGCAGTAATGAAAAATTAATTTTTATTTCACCTTTTTCTGTGAATTTTATAGCGTTTGATATAAAATTCATCATAATTTGTTTTACCCTGTTTTCATCAGCTTTAACAATATTAGATATTTCGGAAGGGTAATTTATTGTCAAATCAATTTCCTTATCTTTAATGAGGACTTCGCTTATTGTTCTCACATTATTGATAAGTTCGTGCATATCGAAAATAATTGGTTTTATTTCGAGCTTTCTTTCTTCAACTTTCGACAATACAAGGATATCGTTAATTATTTCCAGAAGATTCTCCGCAGATATTTTAATGGTTTGAGAATAATTCAACTGGTCTTCATCGAGTTTTGTATTCAGCAAAATATCAACCATGCCCATTATACCTGTCAGCGGAGTTCTGATTTCATGACTCATATTTGCAAGAAACTGTTGTTTTATTTTTGCTGTTTTCTCAACTAATTCCACGTTCCTTTTCAATTCCTCATTAACTTTTTGCTGTGTAATATCCTGTATGGTAATAAATATTTTCGAAGGATTGTTGTTTTTATCAGGGATTATTTTTTTTATTGCAATTATGCTTCTGTTTGTTCCATCTGAATTAAGTATTTTAATTTCCTTTTCAAAATTTTCAATTTTGATGTTCTTTTTTTCTGTTTCGAAAATTTTAATAAAATCTTCTTTGTTCTCAGGGTGAATTTTATTTAATATTGTTTGATAGTAAAAGTTTTTTCGAAATGTAATACCAAAGACCTCAAAGAAATTTTCGGAAAAATTAAAATTTTTATTTTTTAAATCATATTCAAAGGAACCTATTTTTGAAATTTTTTGGGCTTCTTTAAGTTGGTTTTCGCTTTGATGCAGCTTTTCTTCAATTTGTTTTCTTAAAGTTATGTCGCGTGAATTTATAATAAAACCTCTGATTACCGGATTTTGCAAATGGTTTGTTGCAATGCTTTCTGTGTGAACCCAGCTTCCATCTTTGCAAAGAAAACGATATTCGGTCTTTATGGTTTTATCAGGGTTCTTTAGCAAATCGCTGAATACTTCTTTTACATTGGGCAAATCATCGGGATGAATATAATCAAAAGCTGAATTGCCTAAAATTTCAGTAAGTTTGTATCCTAAAATTTTTTCAAATGCAGGACTGTGATATTTAACTTTTCCTGCAACATTAACAATAGCTATAACATCGGAAGAATTTGCAACTATCGCCGTTAATTTTTCTTCTATTAATTTTCGTTCAGTTATATCAAATGTTATTATATATTTTTTTGTTGTGTTGGAATTGCTGTTATAACTTGTTGTATAGTGATTGAATATGCAGCACTTTTCATTATCTTTTCTTATAATCCAGAATTCAAGTTCTTTGGGAAATTTCATTTTCCCTTTCTTAACATCATTATATATATTTTTTAATCTCTCTTTCTCTTCGGGTGCTGCAATTTCGAGCCATGAAGATTCACGAAATTCCTTTTTTGTGCATCCGATAATCTCAAGAGTTCTTTTATTCACATAAACCACCTTGTCATTTTCAATAATTGTCAATCCTTCGCTAATATTATCGGCCATTTCCCTGAACCTTTCTTCGCTTTCAATTAATGCTTTTTCGGCAAGCTTGCGTGTAGTCATATCTCTTCCTATTGCTGCCGAACCAATTATCTGATTTTTCGAATCTCTGAGAGGAAACATCGTTATTGACGTATATACGGGTTTCCCATCTTTTCTCAATCGTGTTGTTTCGCGTCGGTCAATGTTGTTCCCTTTTTTTATTTCTTCAAGAAATTCTAATGGTTCGTTTCGCAAATTTTCAGGAGGCAGTAACATTGTTACATTTTTTCCTATGGCTTCTTCTTTTGTATACCCGTATATTTCCTCGGCACCTTTATTCCAGCTAGTAACATATCCATCTAATGTTTCACATACTATTGCATCACTTGAAGATTCGACAAGTGTAGAAAATTTTTGCAGGTATTCCTCTGTTCTTTTGCGTTCGGTTATATCTCTTGTTGAGCCGTATATTCCTGTTATTTTGTTTTTTTTATCCCAAATAGTGCGAACACTAACTTCACCCCAAACAGTTGAGCCATCTTTGCAAATAAATTCAAGTTCTGTTATATAAACATTTTCTTTCGGAACTTTTCCTTTTATTGCTTTATCTAGTTCGACTAAAAAACTTTTTTTTACTTCCTCAAGAGATGAAGGAGTAAATACTTTTTCGACTGGCAATTGCATGAATTCTTCAGAAGTATATCCCCTTTGTTTATATATGGATGGACTCACATAAGTGTATCTCAACTGTGTGTCCATAGTCCAAATTATATCTGTTGAAAGTTCTGCAAGCAAGCGATATTTTTCTTCACTTTCTCTTAAAGCCCACTCTGCTCTTTTAATATCGGTGATGTCAGTCATAACACTACGCAAACCGGTTGCATTATTTTTGCCGTCAGTAATAATAGTGCTAATAATGTTTACCTGAAGTATTTCATTATCTTTATTTATTATGGAGTATTCCTGTATGGGAAAGTATTTTCTTTTAATTTTTTTCTTTATGGACTGAGCTATTCTAGCCCTATCTTCAGGTATGAAAATATTGATAATATTAAATCCCTTTTTTATTTCGAGGTCCGTAATACCAAATGTTTGTTTTCCGTGTTTGTTCAGGTATGAAACTCTTCCGCTTTTATCTGTTTCAAATATTATCTCGGGCAGGTATTTTAAAAAATCTTTATATCTTTTATCCGTAGATTGAGAAACCCTTTCGGTTTTTTTCTTCTGTGCGTGGCTATGATTGTTTTTTTTGTGGAAAAATATCTTTTTTTTGTTATTTTTTTTTAATATTTTCTTTGACTTTATCATAAATTATTAATTCATGAAATTAAGGAAAAAACATAAAGGCGGAAAATATAACAGGAAATAATCAATGAAACTTTTATTCTTCAGTACTTTGTTTGCTTTCTTTGTAATCGATTAGCACCAAAATATCCTGAATAATAGTTTTCAGATGTTTAAGGCATCCTTCGTTTTTGACAATATAATTAAAAATCCCTAGTTCCTGTGTTTTTGCAATCACTTCAATATCTTTCTGCGAAGAAACCACCACAATGTAGATGCCTGAACTGTATTCCTTAATAAGTTTTATGAGTTCATATCCTTGAATATCGGGCAAATTCAAGTCAACAATAACTATGTCGGGATTGAGATTTATACTATTCAGCAATTCATGTCCGTTCACAAAAGTGTGAACTTTTATGTTTTTAAATGAATTAAGCGATAATTTCAGCAGAATATTTTCTGTACGGTTATCTTCAATCAAGAATATTGTACGTTGTTTCGAATCATGCATCTGTATAATTTTTATTTCTTTAGATGCACAAAACTATATATTTTTTTTTAAATCACCAAAATATTTGTTTTTATAATAATTCAAAAATAGCATAAATTTGCATAATGAAAGAATTACCAAAAGCAGCATTTATTACTCTCGGATGTAAACTTAATTATTCTGAAACTTCCGAAATTGCAAAAAACATTGCAGCAAGCGGTTTTCAAAAAGTAAAAGCTTCTGAAAATCCTGATGTTTTTATCATAAATACATGTCTTGTAACTAAAAACGCTGAAAGCAAATGCAGGCAAATAATCAGGCAGATTACAAAATCATCATCAAAAGCTTTTATTGTGGTCGTTGGTTGTTATTCACAGATGAAACCCGAAGATATAGCTGTAATATCGGGTGTTGACTTGGTAATTGGCAATAAGGAAAAACATAAGCTTGCCGAATACCTTACAAATATTGAAAAGAAAATACATCCCGTAATTATTAATTCCGACATGAAGATTGAGAATAATTTTGTTCCCTCATGTTCGGCAGATGACAGAACCCGCTCCTTTCTTAAGATACAGGATGGTTGCGATTATTTTTGTTCGTATTGCGTAATTCCTCATGTGCGGGGTAAAAGCAGAAGTGATACTGTAAAAAATGTTGTTGAAAGTGCAAAGCAAATATCTGCAACGGGTGTTAAAGAAATAGTTCTTACAGGTGTTAATATTGGCGATTTCAGTACCGACACAAATGAAAAATTTTACGACCTGCTCAAAGAGCTTGATAAAATTGATAATGCTGAAAGATTCAGAATTTCTTCAATAGAACCGAATTTGCTTACTAATGAAATTATTGAATTTGTTGCCGCCTCAAAAAAGTTTTTGCCACATTTTCACATTCCTCTTCAATCGGGCTCAAACAGAATTCTGAAATTAATGAACAGAAAATATGAAAGAGAATTATATGTTGAAAGAGTTAAAAAAATAAAATCAATAATGCCGCAGTGCTGTATCGCTACCGATGTGATTGTAGGTTTTCCTTCAGAAACAGAAAATGATTTCATGGAAACATATAATTTTCTTGATAAACTTGATGTTTCCTATATGCACGTTTTTACTTTTTCCGAAAGAGATAACACGGCAGCTTTGAAAATCGGAAATATTGTTCCTGTTAATGATAGAACAAAAAGAAGCAGAATTTTGCATGAACTTTCCGATAAAAAGAAAAAATATTTTTATGAACAACAGAAAGGACGGACAGCAAAAGTTCTTTTCGAATCGAAAAATAATAAAGGATTTATTTATGGTTTTACTGAGAATTATGTGAAAGTAAAAACAGCTTTTAAAACGGAATTAATAAATAAAATTATTGAAGTGAAACTACTCAAAATTGATGAAGATGGTGTTTTTATCCGCGATTGACTGACCCCGACCTTAAGGGTAATGAAACTCGGCACAAACGGGCTTTAGCCCAAAAGTAATATTTTTTAACCGGACAATAGTAAAAAAACTAAAATTTAAACAAATGAAAGCCATATTTAAAGAATTCGAATTAAAAGGATTTAAAATCAAAAACAGAATTGTAATGCCGCCAATGGTTAATTTCGGTTGGTCTGATGATAATGGATTTGTTAATGAGAAACACATTAAACATTATGAAGAACGAGCAAGAGCAAATGTCGGAACTATTATTGTAGAAGCCACAGCAATAAAAAAAGAAGGACGCGGATTTATTCCGCAGCTTGGTATCTGGGACGATTCGCAAATTGAAGGAATGAAAAAGATAACAGATGCTTGTCATAAATATGGCTCTGTAATGCTTTTGCAATTGCATCATGGAGGGTTTTACACTCCCGAAACAGTTTCCGAAAAAGCAGCAGGTCCTTCAATAGACCCGAAAATAAGCAGGTCTTACAGCTTAGCTACCGAAGAAATTAAAGAACTTACTAATGATTTTATAAACGGAGCTGTTAGGGCAAAAAAAGCAGGGTTCGATGGAATAGAAATACACGGAGCTCATTTGTATTTGTTGTGTTTGTTTGCATCGGCGGCAATAAACAAGAGAACTGATGAATACGGAGGAAGAGTTTCAAAAAGATTAAAATTTGCCGGAGATATAATAAAAGGAATAAAAAATAATTCAGGAAACGATTTTATAATATGTTACAGAATGGGTGCAAACGCCCCTACTTTAGACGATGGCATTCAGGTAGCACAGGAATTAGAAAAACTTGGAGTGGATATACTTAACGTGTCACATGGCGGAGTTAATAAGCTCATCCCTCAGGTGCCAGAAAATTTTGGTTACAATTGGATTGTATATAGTGGAACAGAAATAAAAAAACATATAACTATTCCTGTTATTGTTGTTAATGAAATTAAAACTCCCGAAAGAGCTTCTTATCTTATCGAAAACAATTTAACTGATTTTGTTGCTATAGGACGCGATTTACTTACTGACCCGCAATGGGTGGAAAAAGCATGCAGAAATGAAAAGGTAAACCAATGTATAAGCTGCAAGCCCAAATGCAAGCGATATGAGAGTGAAGAATTATGTCCGGCAAAAAAGCTATTGGGTTAAAACTACTAATAACACTGCGAGAGCTTGAAACTCTCGCAGTGTTTCAGTATAATTCACCAACTTTAACCTATCACCTAATATTTTATTACTTCCAGCATTTTTTTACCAATATCAGCAGGGGAATCAGCAACAGTAACTCCGCAATCTTTTAAGATTTTTATTTTTGCTTCTGCAGTATCTTCTTTCCCTCCTATAATAGCACCTGCATGTCCCATGGTTCTTCCTTTCGGTGCAGTGCGTCCTGCAATAAAAGCCACAACAGGTTTTGTTTTATTTTCTTTTAGCCAATAGGCAGCTTCGGCTTCCATGTTGCCTCCTATTTCTCCAATCATGACAATACCTTTGGTTTCTTTATCAGCCATAAATAATTTTACTGCATCGAGAATAGTTGTGCCTATTATCGGGTCGCCACCTATGCCAATTGCTGTGGTTTGTCCTAATCCGGCTTTTGTAAGCTGGTCAACAGCTTCGTAAGTTAATGTGCCAGAACGCGAAACAACTCCTACAATTCCCTTTTTATGAATGAAACCGGGCATTATTCCTATTTTTGTTTCACCAGGAGTTATTATTCCCGGACAATTCGGGCCTATTAACCTGCAATCTTGAGCTTTCAGAAATTCTTTAACTGTAACCATGTCGTTTGTTGGAATGCCTTCGGTGATGCAAACAATTATTTTTATTCCTGCTTCGGCAGCTTCCATAATTGCATTGGCAGCATACGCCGGCGGAACAAATATTATTGAAACATTTGCATTTGTTTGCTTCATTGCTTCGGAAACTGTATTAAATACGTGCTTTCCGAGATGCGTCGTGCCACCTTTGCCCGGTGTAACTCCGCCAACTATGTTTGTTCCATATTCAATCATTTGCATTGAATGATGCGTTCCTTCAGTTCCGGTAAATCCCTGAACAATGACTTTCGAATTTTTGTTGACTAATATACTCATGGCTTTTTGAATTATATATCATACAAAATTAACAGCAAAATCAATTAAAAAAAATCCAAAACAAATATTTTTTAGAAATTAAAAAAAAACTTTTTATATTTACTAAACTTTTAAATTTAAAAACTTGCATTATGAACATTGAAGATGATATTTGTGTAATTTCAACACCTGCGGGAATAGGTGCTATAGCCCTTGTCAGAGTTTCGGGAAAAAATTCAATTTCGATTGTTAAAAAGATTTTCAGCTATTCCGAAAATTCAATTTCACTTGAACAACAAAAATCTCATACTGTTCATCATGGTTTTATCACAAAGGGTGATGAAATTATTGATGATGTTCTGTTGAGTGTTTTTAAAAATCCGAATTCCTATACCGGACAGGATTTGATAGAAATTTCATGTCATGGTTCTATTTATGTACAACAGGAAATATTAAAATTATTAATTGACAATGGAGCACGATTAGCAAAGCCGGGAGAATTTACAATGCGTGCTTTTCTAAATGGCAAATTCGATTTATCCCAAGCCGAAGCAGTAGCTGATTTAATAAACTCTTATTCTCAGTCGGCACATAAAGTTGCCATACGACAAATACGCGGAGGTTTTTCAAATGATATAAAAAAATTAAGGGACCAGCTTTTGGAATTTTCATCATTACTTGAACTCGAACTTGATTTCAGCGAAGAGAATGTCGAATTTGCAAACAGGAGCAAATTTAAAAATTTACTTTTCGACATAAAAGAAGAAATTAAAAAACTCATTGATTCGTTTTCGGTGGGAAACGTCATTAAAAACGGCATACCGGTTGCAATTGTCGGAAAACCTAATGTAGGAAAATCAACATTGCTGAATGCTTTGTTAAATGAAGAAAAAGCAATAGTTTCTGAAATTCCTGGAACTACAAGGGATGCAATTGAAGACACAATTGTTATAAATGGTTACTCATTCCGATTTATTGATACTGCGGGCTTGAGAGATGCAAGAAGCAAAATTGAAATTATGGGAATTGAAAAAACGTATCAGAAAATCGAACAGGCATCAATAATTCTTTATGTTGTTGATATAAACGAAACGCCACTTGAGGAAATCAACACGAATATTGAAGATTTTAAAAATCACATAAAAGATAAAACAAAAAAAATAATTGTGATTGCCAACAAAACCGATTTGCTTATTGAGGCGCCGAAAGGATTTAAAAATCTTGTTGAAATGGAAACAATTTTTGCATCGGCAAAAAGAAAGGAAAACATAAAATTAATCGCTGAATGTCTTGTTAATTCGGTTCTTAATGAAGATATTTCAAACACAACAATAATTACAAATGTACGCCATTATGAAGCACTTTCAAAAGCATTAACTTCAATCAATAATGTTGAAGACGGCTTGAAAAACAAAATTTCAAGCGAACTTCTTGCTTCAGATATCCGAAATGCACTGCACTACCTCGGCGAAATCACAGGCGAAGTTACCTCTGATGAAATTTTGAATAATATTTTCGGGAAGTTTTGTGTGGGAAAGTAACCACCACGCAACAAACAATCAACAAATTTCAGCAATCCACTACAAGCCCTATG is a window of Bacteroidales bacterium DNA encoding:
- a CDS encoding bifunctional lysine ketoglutarate reductase /saccharopine dehydrogenase family protein: MKYIGIRNEDKYAAETRSPLTPACVKKIINESGLKFIVQSSEKRIFSDKEFIDAGAFVKTDLKECDVIIGIKEVPLDSLYKDKTYMFFSHIIKGQPHNMPMLKKMMELKCNLIDYEKITDEQGKRLIFFGKYAGLAGMINSLWALGLRLEHLGYKTPFLKIKQAHKYFSLEEAKKEISEVGHEILKDGIPSELKPFVIGITGYGNVSNGAKEICDLLPVKEILPEELENLKAKSKNENIIYKTTFKEEHISRHKEDCSNFDLSDYYKNPYKYHNAFEKYLPHISVLINGMYWDPKFPRIITKNIAGKYFNEGISKLMVIGDITCDIEGSIELTVKATSIDTPLFVYNPKTNEIEMGHKGTGILVMAVDILPSELPRDSSMWFSHVLCNYVKPLAEADFSKTFGKINLPASIKKALILHKGKLTNNYKYIENFIK
- a CDS encoding saccharopine dehydrogenase C-terminal domain-containing protein, with product MSKKKVLILGAGMVVKPIVTYLLKNNFKVTVASRTKSKADEIIAGHKNGTAISWTVDAIDTLDKLIAEHDLTVSLLPYTHHVMVAKICIKHKKNMVTTSYIKPEMQALNSDAKKANIIILNEIGLDPGIDHMSAMKIIDHVHTKGGKIEEFYSFCGALPAPEAANNPFKYKFSWSPKGVVMAGNNDGKYLKNGKIIQVDTKALFKNPINVNFKNVGELQVYPNRDSLPYIDLYGIKETKTMMRGTFRYIGWCEIIDKMKQLNLISYNEKDFTGKTYSDFIAMMLGKKSSDNIKQDTAGFLNVDVNSISIKALEWLDLFKNKKMPYTKTSPFEITSDLMLEKMALGKEEKDMVVMQHTFLASYPDGKKEVIKSSMLDFGTLATDTAIARTVALPAAIAVKMILENKIKVKGVHIPIIPDIYNPVLRNLEEMNIKMTEEYELPLSEMV
- a CDS encoding PAS domain S-box protein; protein product: MIKSKKILKKNNKKKIFFHKKNNHSHAQKKKTERVSQSTDKRYKDFLKYLPEIIFETDKSGRVSYLNKHGKQTFGITDLEIKKGFNIINIFIPEDRARIAQSIKKKIKRKYFPIQEYSIINKDNEILQVNIISTIITDGKNNATGLRSVMTDITDIKRAEWALRESEEKYRLLAELSTDIIWTMDTQLRYTYVSPSIYKQRGYTSEEFMQLPVEKVFTPSSLEEVKKSFLVELDKAIKGKVPKENVYITELEFICKDGSTVWGEVSVRTIWDKKNKITGIYGSTRDITERKRTEEYLQKFSTLVESSSDAIVCETLDGYVTSWNKGAEEIYGYTKEEAIGKNVTMLLPPENLRNEPLEFLEEIKKGNNIDRRETTRLRKDGKPVYTSITMFPLRDSKNQIIGSAAIGRDMTTRKLAEKALIESEERFREMADNISEGLTIIENDKVVYVNKRTLEIIGCTKKEFRESSWLEIAAPEEKERLKNIYNDVKKGKMKFPKELEFWIIRKDNEKCCIFNHYTTSYNSNSNTTKKYIITFDITERKLIEEKLTAIVANSSDVIAIVNVAGKVKYHSPAFEKILGYKLTEILGNSAFDYIHPDDLPNVKEVFSDLLKNPDKTIKTEYRFLCKDGSWVHTESIATNHLQNPVIRGFIINSRDITLRKQIEEKLHQSENQLKEAQKISKIGSFEYDLKNKNFNFSENFFEVFGITFRKNFYYQTILNKIHPENKEDFIKIFETEKKNIKIENFEKEIKILNSDGTNRSIIAIKKIIPDKNNNPSKIFITIQDITQQKVNEELKRNVELVEKTAKIKQQFLANMSHEIRTPLTGIMGMVDILLNTKLDEDQLNYSQTIKISAENLLEIINDILVLSKVEERKLEIKPIIFDMHELINNVRTISEVLIKDKEIDLTINYPSEISNIVKADENRVKQIMMNFISNAIKFTEKGEIKINFSLLHKNKNIVKFKIEVVDTGIGIREKDQVKLFTKFVQIDSYKEVSNYEGIGLGLAVSKELAELMGGNVGVSSKKGRGSKFWFTFDAELLDKNYSIEKIKSYESFYKKNFNLKILLVEDKKIIRKVITIMLKKAGCIIDEAEDGMTAIKKCGENKYDLIFMDIQMPKMDGITTTKELKNRYPQLPPIIALTAYTLEGDCENLLNKGMDDYLPKPINKELLYKKLYKYSKSAIQNTDNKIQMPKTDFNNLPLLNNETLKDIINNLNGNKSELKELFVNFIDDADELFSKIESAVLNRNFGELKIAIHTIKGLTGTIGASQLYEIIKKLESTLKDNEENFQENVKTIDLMMEKYDLLKNYIKKSYLG
- a CDS encoding response regulator — translated: MHDSKQRTIFLIEDNRTENILLKLSLNSFKNIKVHTFVNGHELLNSINLNPDIVIVDLNLPDIQGYELIKLIKEYSSGIYIVVVSSQKDIEVIAKTQELGIFNYIVKNEGCLKHLKTIIQDILVLIDYKESKQSTEE
- the mtaB gene encoding tRNA (N(6)-L-threonylcarbamoyladenosine(37)-C(2))-methylthiotransferase MtaB; the protein is MKELPKAAFITLGCKLNYSETSEIAKNIAASGFQKVKASENPDVFIINTCLVTKNAESKCRQIIRQITKSSSKAFIVVVGCYSQMKPEDIAVISGVDLVIGNKEKHKLAEYLTNIEKKIHPVIINSDMKIENNFVPSCSADDRTRSFLKIQDGCDYFCSYCVIPHVRGKSRSDTVKNVVESAKQISATGVKEIVLTGVNIGDFSTDTNEKFYDLLKELDKIDNAERFRISSIEPNLLTNEIIEFVAASKKFLPHFHIPLQSGSNRILKLMNRKYERELYVERVKKIKSIMPQCCIATDVIVGFPSETENDFMETYNFLDKLDVSYMHVFTFSERDNTAALKIGNIVPVNDRTKRSRILHELSDKKKKYFYEQQKGRTAKVLFESKNNKGFIYGFTENYVKVKTAFKTELINKIIEVKLLKIDEDGVFIRD